DNA sequence from the Streptomyces cinnabarinus genome:
GTCCGGGGGCTCCGGATCGCGACGCCGGAGGCGGGCAACACCCAGGACGTGGCGCTGCTGCACTGGATCCGCGAGCAGGGCTGGGAGGTCGACCCGCACACCGGGCGCGGTGACGTCACGGTGGTACGGCAGTCGTCCAAGGAGATCCCGACCAGCTTCCGGCGGGGCACGATCGACGGGGCGTGGGTGCCGGAGCCGGTGGCCGCGCAGCTCGTCGCGGCCGGCGGCCGGGTGCTCCTCGACGAGGCGGACCTGTGGGACGACGGCGCGTTCGTCACCGCCCTGGTGGTGGTGTCCCCCTCGTTCCTGGCCGACCATCCGGACGTCGTCGAGGCCGTGCTGCGCGGTTCGGTACGCGTCAACGCCTGGCTGAAGAGCCGCCCCGCCGAAGGGAAGGCGGCCGTCAACGACGCCATCGAATCCGTGACCGGCCGGCCACTGGACCGCGCTGTCCTCGACGCGGCCTGGCGGCACGTCAGCCTCACCGAGGATCCCCTCGCCGCGACGCTCGCCGAGGGGGCGGAGCGGGCGGACCGGCTCGGTCTGCTCGGCGGGAGCCCCGCGGCCCTGGACGGAATCTTCGATCTGCGCCCCCTCAACCGGGTCCTCGCCCGACAGGGCGAACCGGCCGTGGATGACGCCGGACTCGGTGTCGTGGCCACTCCGACCACCTGAACCCTAAGGATTTGATCGCATGTCAGAAACGGTGCTGCGAGCCGGCGCACCGGCCCGCACCGTCCTCGAGGCCGAGGCGGAGCATCCCGCCGTACGCCTCACCCATGTCTCCAAGTGGTTCGACACCGCGGGGCGCCGCCAGACGGTCCTCGACGACATCGGACTGACCGTCGCAAGCGGCGAGTTCGTCTGTGTGCTGGGCGCCTCCGGCTGTGGCAAGTCCACCCTGCTCAACCTGGTCGCGGGCCTGGACCGGCCGTCCACGGGCACCATCGACGTGCCCGGCGGGCGGCGGCCGGCTCTGATGTTCCAGGACCACGCCCTGTTCCCCTGGCTCACCGCCGGACGGAACGTCGAACTCGCCCTGCGGCTGCGCGGGGTGCCCCGTCGCGACCGCCCCGAGGAGGCCCGCCGGCTCCTCGAACTGGTCCGGCTGAAGGACGCGTACGGCAAGCGCGTGCACGAGCTGTCCGGCGGGATGCGGCAGCGCGTCGCCCTGGCCCGCGCGCTCGCCCAGGAGAGCGATGTGCTGCTGATGGACGAGCCGTTCGCCGCGCTCGACGCCATCACCCGGGACGTGCTGCACGAGGAACTCACCCGCATCTGGTCGGAGAACAAGCTCTCCGTCGTCTTCGTCACCCACAACGTCCGCGAGGCGGTGCGGCTCGGGCAGCGGGTCGTGCTGCTGTCCTCCCGGCCGGGCCGGGTCGCCCGCGAGTGGGCCGCCACCGACACCCCGGAAGCCGCACTGACGTCCCAGGTCACCGACGCGCTGCGGGAGGAGATACGCCGCCATGGCCGCCGGTGAGACGGTCGCGCCCCGCAAGGTGACCGAGACCGCGGCCGTCGAGGCCGGTCTCGACGCGCTGGACAGCGCACCCGTCGGCTCCGCCCGGACACCGTTGCGGCAGATCCTGCGGGAACGGGTGCTGCCGCCCGTGGCCGCCGCCGCGCTCGTCCTGCTTGCCTGGCAGCTCGCCTACGAGGCCGAGGTCAAGCCGCACTATCTGCTGCCGTCACCGGCCGACGTGTGGCGGGCGCTGTCGGACCAGTGGTACGAGGGCACGCTGTTCTCCACGGTGTGGACGAGCATGCAGCGCGGCGCCCTCGGGTTCGCGGCGGCCGTCGTGATCGGCACCGCGCTGGGCCTGCTGCTCGGCGCGGTGCGGTCGCTGCGGGTCGGGATCGGTCCGGTGCTGTCGGGGCTCCAGTCCTTGCCGTCGGTGGCGTGGGTACCGGCGGCGGTCGTGTGGTTCGGGCTCACCGACGCCACCATCTACGCGGTCGTCCTGCTGGGCGCCGTACCGTCCATCGCGAACGGGCTGCTGGCGGGCGTGGACCAGGTGCCACCGCTGTATCTGCGGGCCGGACGGGTGCTGGGCGCCACCGGGCCCGCCCGGGTCCGGCACATCCTGCTGCCCGCGGCCCTGCCCGGCTATCTGGCCGGGCTCAAACAGGGCTGGGCGTTCTCCTGGCGATCTCTCATGGCGGCCGAACTCATCGCCAGCTCACCCGAGTTGGGCCTGGGCCTCGGCCAGCTGCTGGAGAACGCCCGCACCTATCAGGACATGGCCCTGGTCCTCGCGACCATCACGGAGATCCTGGTGGTCGGCATCGCGGTGGACCTGATGCTGTTCGCGCCGCTGGAGCGGCGGGTGCTGCGGTCGCGGGGGCTGGCGGGGGCGCGGTCGTGACGAGGGGGACGCGGGCTGCTGTACTGACCTGATGAGCGAGCGCGCCGGTCCGGAATCCTCATGGCTGCTCCGGCTGGCGCCGTCCGCGGTGCCACCGGAACCGGCGTGTCCACCGGAGACGCTGGCCATGGCCGAACTGCCGCTGGGCCCCGGACCGGTCGGCTGGGCCGTCGAGGTGGCCCGGGACATGG
Encoded proteins:
- a CDS encoding ABC transporter permease, whose translation is MAAGETVAPRKVTETAAVEAGLDALDSAPVGSARTPLRQILRERVLPPVAAAALVLLAWQLAYEAEVKPHYLLPSPADVWRALSDQWYEGTLFSTVWTSMQRGALGFAAAVVIGTALGLLLGAVRSLRVGIGPVLSGLQSLPSVAWVPAAVVWFGLTDATIYAVVLLGAVPSIANGLLAGVDQVPPLYLRAGRVLGATGPARVRHILLPAALPGYLAGLKQGWAFSWRSLMAAELIASSPELGLGLGQLLENARTYQDMALVLATITEILVVGIAVDLMLFAPLERRVLRSRGLAGARS
- a CDS encoding ABC transporter ATP-binding protein — encoded protein: MSETVLRAGAPARTVLEAEAEHPAVRLTHVSKWFDTAGRRQTVLDDIGLTVASGEFVCVLGASGCGKSTLLNLVAGLDRPSTGTIDVPGGRRPALMFQDHALFPWLTAGRNVELALRLRGVPRRDRPEEARRLLELVRLKDAYGKRVHELSGGMRQRVALARALAQESDVLLMDEPFAALDAITRDVLHEELTRIWSENKLSVVFVTHNVREAVRLGQRVVLLSSRPGRVAREWAATDTPEAALTSQVTDALREEIRRHGRR
- a CDS encoding ABC transporter substrate-binding protein; the encoded protein is MRLPEHGPAFPRSRRPLRAALALLLLLVLAAGCGYGSRAPVAAAPAVGTGPPLSAEEVSVGYFANVTHATALAGVQKGYFTRELGGTRLRTQVFNGGPSALEALNAGAVDIAWMGPSPAVNGYLRSEGRGLRIVSGAASGGVALVVDADAKVRGTDVRGLRIATPEAGNTQDVALLHWIREQGWEVDPHTGRGDVTVVRQSSKEIPTSFRRGTIDGAWVPEPVAAQLVAAGGRVLLDEADLWDDGAFVTALVVVSPSFLADHPDVVEAVLRGSVRVNAWLKSRPAEGKAAVNDAIESVTGRPLDRAVLDAAWRHVSLTEDPLAATLAEGAERADRLGLLGGSPAALDGIFDLRPLNRVLARQGEPAVDDAGLGVVATPTT